The Solanum pennellii chromosome 7, SPENNV200 DNA segment TGAAGAGCTTTTCCATGTTTTTTCTGTTGTTCGAGTGAATTCTCCAACATGTTTAGTTCATTGTTTATCTCATCAACATTGACATTTTGATGAGATAAACTAGTGGAGTTAGGAGCATCAAAGCCGGGTTGATTTTCTCCAAGAAACTTACCCACAATTAACTCAGCGGAAGGATGTCCACATGAATATACTTTGTTGCTAGATGAAAAAATCACAACAGCAACATAAGCACCACATAAAGTACATAGCTCACTTGCCTTTTTAAATAGGCCAATGCGTCGTTTTGAGAATGTTACTTgtcttttttttgaattttgtatccTTGCAATTACAATTCTTTTGCGaccaataaatattttcatggcTAAATTTCTTGATTGAAAATATCGGAAAATGTGACGTTTGGTTTTTGTTCTAACCACCTATTTATAGCGagaaaatcatcatattttttgataaaaatgaactcaaataacaaaaatgtaaaaatatttatgatgattttcttATAAGGTAggattttaacaaaaattattatatttattaaatttctttttaagttgATTTGTATCATTGTCAATCTCtaacaatatttattataaattacatattttcctAATTAGATTGATGTTATTGACCTATTTATGAAGTTGTGATTATCTTATTCTTTTGTGACAAATATATtagtaaattaatatataaattgattaaattttatttggtaaattttttgtcattgtatttattgattttataaattttctctTGTGCAATCATGTATATATCCTAATATAGTCATGCTTAATAAAAGACCTTCCATTTTTAGCTTTGACAATATTACTCATATTCatgtacaaaataatttaagctctttaatttataatttaaagttatttgtGCAGGTTCTAGAGCATTTGTAGACTTGTAAAATATACTCGTAgcttatgaaaaatgaaataatattgtaacaGTAAGGAAGccgaaataatttttaatatttataaaatataaagattttataaattttctctTTAGTTTTACAAATCCTTAATTAAGCTTTGGGTTTAATAAGAGAGTTCAAGAAGAACGAAATTAGAGAAAAGGAAGAACGATTAAGATCTCTTACAAATTGAGGAGTGATGAATGCTAAATTACACCTAATTCAATACTAGACGTAGCGGTCGTTATCCAGTATAAAACCCATTGAAGATTAGATGTCCAACCCAGAGGATACGGTACAAATTAGAATGCATCTATGAAGTTATAAGTGCAATCTAGTCGGAGGTAGGagtaaaaattgtaaaaaatattgaagtgaAAATTGAAGGGTTTGACAACGACTGTCAGATGTAAGGAATTGGTTTGTGGATGagaattcattttaactcaagTGTCCaagaaaaccatgtagccatcatgggtattaacggttcatactttttagatgatcatgtaagttaagctggtagatccactaagttaagtagttctatgcGTCATCAAAGTATAAGACACTTCTTGCAGCATGGGCAAGACGATGTATCACCAAtaaggctcatagtggtggttgtcggttagagaatatcccacaaaaattatattacttacATGTAattaaatttgagtttgttcttgtattttctttaacaaactaAATGTTGTcattgctttatattaagtgaagttattcatgagttgagtagggccaaggtaagtgttacttctttctttattcaagcttaagttgtggTTAGCATACCAAATCGCATACTCGTACTTTCAATGTAATGATTCAAGTTTATCTTAATCGTATCATAATGGAGACATAGGTAACAAGGATCAATATCATCaagcgcctcgttgatccagctgAGCACTCGTAGTAAGTGGGGAGTCTCCTTGCATTTTGGCGGACACATTTACTTGTTTTTTCAGTCTTTATTTTATAGGATGTtatggggtctgtcccaacatccatcttaatatagtagaggcttcatagatagtcagacAGTTTAATTTTgagtctctttttttttttttttgcagaaatttTGCTATGAGTCATACTTGCCATTTTGGACAagttatttatttcatgttattttatgagaatgttttcttatatttatttaactgTTACACTGATtaaagtaagtcaggccaagggtttgcACAAGGACAGGAATGGTTAGTGAGTGTCGGCCACATCTGGGTATAGGCTGGGGGCGTGACAGTAGGTAAGTTAGAGTGTAGATGCAATAGCTTTCTATCTAAATATTACAAGTCTAGCAATTTCTCATGCAactcaacaataataacaataaaaacaaccCTGAACCTTTATTtatctactctctcaagatATATAGGTAGAATCGAGTTTATAATTCATTCTTTTGAGTTGAACCCACATTAATCCAAAAACTACAATAATTGATATAAATCCTTGGTTAGAAAACCTCTTTGTAAAGCAAGACCAGAACTCTAAGTTAGACTTGCATTTATAACAACTATTTATAGATTGATATACAACTATCGATTAAACCCACTCCAATTGTAACACCCTGTACCCGAAAACAGACCATAATGCAGATTTTTAAGAACTTCCAGGTAAGACCCACGGTCGACACCCACGAACCGTATGGTGACACACGGCCTGTGCCACTTGTTCATTATCAACATTTGCAACCCCCTAGAATTCAGTCCTAGAATTCCGTCTAAGGGTTGACCAACGGCCGAACCCACATACCTTAGGTTAGACCATGTATCGTGATCTGCATCCGGATCATACCCATAGAAACCAGTGTCCAGTCAGGACTGACGATTGACAAGCACAGACCATCAGTTAATGGATAGTCATTCGATAACCTCGAAATAGGTTATGCCGGGGGTGTTTTGGTCTCTTCCTTAAGTGCTGGACTATTAACCTACGTCGTTAAACCCTAAACTATGtgtttttttgttagttttagcCTACAAACATAATAAGAATTTATCAAAGTAAGATCATTTACAGACACTCAGAAACTTAGAAACTATAGAGGAGAAAGAGGCGACCAAACCCTTCCGaagaatgcaacaaggtttCATTAGTTCAAgatccaaaataaaaatatttctccaTAAATTTTTTCACTAGGTATATGGTATTACACTAGAGGATTCCTTTCACTCATTAGGCCGCTATATTTCAGTCAAAATCTTGATTCCATTAATGATTATCAACACATAGGGTTTCTTGAACGTTAAAAATGTTGGGTTTTACCTATTAGAATGATCCAAATTGTATTATCATGAATTCAGTATCAGTTTGtcccattttcattcataaactCAGAACCCTCGTTATGTAGTtcttctagttcttgaattacacatgttatTCTATTACATAAGAACATGCCTCAGTTTTCGAATGAattattatcaatattataaatgttgcattccCAGTTTGCATGTCATGTTTGAGTTATCTAGTGTTACAACATTTAAGCCATAACATGTTAATTGCTTAATCATATGGGAATCTCAATACCGAGTGGACTAGGTTAAGTCACCCCCAATTTACAAAACTACGTGCATGAAGAGTTAAGTGGTACATAGTATACCGAGTAAAAGGTCTTGGAATCCTCTTTCCAACCCATTGAGTTGTATATGTTTTGAGTTTGAATGAGGGACATATGCTCCTTTTAAGTTATTATGACCATTTAAGAAAGTTACCCAAgctagtgaggggtattttggactTTTAAGTCCCTTTGTGCGCATCATCTTATTCATCATATCAGCATGCCTATATATCTAAGGTCGGGTATATTTGGTCTTCTCTATAGGTTGTATACATCGGACTTCACATTTAAGTCATTTGGTTTTAAGTAGTTTATTAGTAAGCTCCCTTACAGTTCATTCATATTCTATTTGATTTAGCATGTTATCAATATAGTTCAATATTCAGTTTCTTCATATTAATAACTTGGTCATTGCTTTAAGTTTAGTCATGTACAATACTTTTAGTATCCTATTTATGTTCAAATCATGTTATTGCTTAGATGCTTTGATTCAGTAATGTGATTGTTCAGTATCAATCTATCCTTCATGCTCGGTACCTTTTAAGTGCTAACACATGTTCTGCggtacatcttctcgtgatgtaggtgcTTGTCCTCAGCAttcagatcacacatagatcgattACCGATCATTAGTTCAACAACATTAATCATGAGTCGTATTTCTATGAGGACTAGTGACATGACTATCTTTGTGgagaatcaaaaaaataatattttcatacaatatcttaattgaattatatgtaatgatCAATAAATTAAGTTGAATTCTATATCTACACATACCAAAACTTGTTTTAAACTTTAGTCTCAGTTTTTCTAGTTCTAGCTAGGGCAAGTCCAAGTATTtctagtcagtttagaggcttatttatGACATAGCTAGTTCCATCTTTAGTCGTTTTGTTTGAGTTTTCTTTTGTATTCAACGTCTCAATTATCTATATTCTCGTTTTAGCGTATAGGTAATCtctattatttcaattttctcatgatttagcttctgcacatTATTCATTGTTTCAGTTTATCTCAAGTATGCTTATGATTATGCAAAAAGGGTTGTCTTGGGGTTTGCAActacaatttcaaaaaattcaaacacAAGTACTAAACGAAATCAcaattaaacaacaaataaaccATCAACAAGCAAGATCCAATAGATAATCTAACCCCtattcacaaaatcacaccCTTAGAATTGGGGTTTTATCTAGACATATACAAGAGATAGAAATTTATaccaaaatgagttttcattcAAATGGGTATGTAGGTTTAAGAATCCATGGGTCTGATCCCAAATTTGGGAGATGAAACCCTTTGAATCTTCAAGTACTTCAAAACCCTCTTCTAACttataactcaaaaaataaaagctTAAAATTATTGTTCAATACTAAGGAATTCGAtcctaagctaaaaaaaaaatgagtatttatattattaaaacattGTGGTGCAAATGATCACTCAACACAATTAGTCGGAACCGCCAATCAATTCAGCGATTTTGCTAGCCTATAATATCTTCATAATTTTGATCATTGAGAGACATAGTACTACTAGTGGAACGACTCGGCAACACGCCCAAGACACCATTTCTCTGCCGATGTGATCCTTCCCTTCTTGGCTCAGCTCAAAAAAGGGGGTGTTACACCATGCTAAATAAAAGACCATCTACTATTATCTTTcagaatagaaaaatatttattgtttaatttatattattctaCAAAATTTTTATGGAACTTCAATTcagtattttatgttatttggatATCTTCTAGAGCATTTCTAAATTCATAAAATCTATTGATCAGTTATGACACGTGAAAAATgtttcataacaataatttttttataaatttataaatatctaCAAccagaaattatttttattttcatttaaataacattaaaaattataaactataaatatgtataagtaGAAGCGAGGTGGTAAGACATGCTTTATCGATGATTATAAAGTACTGTTAATTTTATAGGTATAAGTAGATGCATGCTATACTctataagaattttaatttttttaaaataagatatGTTGCACTTTAAGCTATCTGACATgagtttcattttcttattcaataTTCTCTTACTACTTTGTTTTTCAACacttatacatcaatttcaatTGACAATTATTCCATACccttttcattttgatttgagtatattattttgaattggcatgaaaattgagaaaataaacTAACTTTAAATCttgttttgataaattaatgatatgtgAAATGTAACAAAATGCTTTTTATTCTTGTGATTTTATGCATGACATATGGAAAGCATTAGCTAAGAGCagtcaaaaataaagaaaatacattatattttttaaattgaccTAAAAAAGGTAagacaaagaaattaaaatgaagtactAAATACAAGTCCATCCCattcaataacaaacatatttgaAGGtacaaattaaattc contains these protein-coding regions:
- the LOC107024878 gene encoding agamous-like MADS-box protein AGL61; this translates as MKIFIGRKRIVIARIQNSKKRQVTFSKRRIGLFKKASELCTLCGAYVAVVIFSSSNKVYSCGHPSAELIVGKFLGENQPGFDAPNSTSLSHQNVNVDEINNELNMLENSLEQQKKHGKALQGLRKELPYEQLNFSDLKKVIELLEAADEEFERVASQLMEYDTEFPYQTTGMSLSLLRVDDNSSSNFNEAQSGSNE